From one Streptomyces sp. R41 genomic stretch:
- a CDS encoding GPP34 family phosphoprotein yields the protein MPNGSLSLPARLYLLAWDTSRLKVTGATHLHHLVRAGALTELAQRGLLIDENGIVTPIDADSRTGDAVLDGLLELVAESRPRKWKAWVTLRARVTLDAVRAQLAAEGYLRAEKKRVLGLFPSVEYELERVPAVDALRTDARQVLEGPLPVAEVSDRDAALVALAAAAELRTLAPAKDRKLYKNRLEDLTDRSGAAAPALKKVIQELRTAVIVATTAASATGAAAGG from the coding sequence GTGCCGAACGGCTCGCTCTCGCTGCCCGCCCGGCTCTACCTCCTGGCCTGGGACACCAGCAGGCTCAAGGTCACCGGCGCCACCCATCTCCACCACCTGGTGCGCGCCGGCGCCCTCACCGAGCTGGCGCAGCGCGGACTGCTCATCGACGAGAACGGCATCGTCACCCCTATCGACGCCGACTCCCGCACGGGCGACGCCGTCCTCGACGGGCTTTTGGAACTCGTCGCGGAGTCCCGGCCGCGGAAGTGGAAGGCATGGGTGACGCTGCGGGCGCGCGTCACCCTGGACGCCGTACGCGCGCAGCTGGCGGCCGAGGGCTACCTCAGGGCGGAAAAGAAGCGCGTCCTCGGCCTCTTCCCCTCCGTGGAGTACGAGCTGGAGCGGGTACCCGCCGTGGACGCACTGCGCACGGACGCCCGACAGGTGCTCGAAGGCCCGCTCCCCGTCGCCGAGGTCTCCGATCGCGACGCGGCCCTCGTCGCCCTCGCCGCCGCGGCCGAACTCCGCACCCTCGCGCCGGCCAAGGATCGCAAGCTCTACAAGAACCGCCTCGAAGACCTGACCGACCGCAGCGGCGCGGCGGCGCCGGCCCTGAAGAAGGTCATCCAGGAGCTGCGCACGGCGGTGATCGTGGCGACGACGGCTGCGTCGGCCACGGGGGCGGCTGCGGGGGGTTGA
- a CDS encoding LLM class F420-dependent oxidoreductase, which translates to MELSLPLEYAGDPRQAADEVAALESAGLDAVWVAEAYGFDSPTIMGYLAARTERMKIGAAILNVYSRTPALIAQTAAGLDAISAGRAIIGLGASGPQVVEGWHGKAYDKPLGRTREAIELTRRILRREVIDHHGITDMPRPGGLGKPLKILTKPVRPEVPLYVASLGPANVRMTAEVADGWLPTLFLPEKAHQVWGTALAEGAARRDPALGPLRTVAGGLLAIGEDAAAVRDLARPKIALYVGGMGAPGKNFYNDLAVAYGYEKEARLIQELYLSGRKKEAEAAVPDEFCELMSLCGPEAYVRERVEAFREAGVTMLNVIPVGPEPARLVETVKSWL; encoded by the coding sequence ATGGAGCTCTCCCTCCCGCTCGAGTACGCGGGCGACCCCCGGCAGGCGGCCGACGAGGTCGCCGCGCTGGAGTCCGCGGGCCTGGACGCCGTCTGGGTCGCCGAGGCCTACGGCTTCGACTCGCCCACGATCATGGGCTATCTGGCCGCCCGCACCGAGCGGATGAAGATCGGCGCCGCGATCCTCAACGTCTACTCGCGCACCCCCGCGCTGATCGCTCAGACGGCCGCCGGGCTCGACGCGATCTCCGCAGGACGGGCCATCATCGGACTCGGCGCCTCCGGCCCGCAGGTCGTCGAGGGCTGGCACGGGAAGGCGTACGACAAGCCGCTCGGCCGGACACGCGAAGCCATCGAGCTGACGCGCCGCATCCTGCGCCGCGAGGTCATCGACCACCACGGCATCACCGACATGCCCCGCCCCGGCGGCCTCGGCAAGCCCCTGAAGATCCTCACCAAGCCCGTACGCCCCGAAGTACCCCTGTACGTCGCCTCGCTGGGCCCCGCCAACGTCCGCATGACCGCCGAGGTCGCCGACGGCTGGCTGCCCACCCTGTTCCTCCCGGAGAAGGCCCACCAGGTGTGGGGCACCGCGCTGGCGGAGGGCGCCGCACGCCGGGACCCGGCCCTCGGTCCGCTGCGGACCGTCGCGGGCGGGCTGCTCGCCATCGGCGAGGACGCGGCGGCCGTACGGGACCTCGCGCGTCCCAAAATCGCCCTCTACGTAGGAGGCATGGGCGCGCCCGGCAAGAACTTCTACAACGATCTCGCGGTGGCGTACGGCTACGAGAAGGAAGCCCGGCTCATCCAGGAGCTGTACCTCTCCGGGCGGAAGAAGGAGGCCGAGGCCGCCGTGCCGGACGAGTTCTGCGAGCTCATGTCGCTGTGCGGACCCGAGGCTTACGTCCGTGAGCGTGTCGAGGCCTTCCGGGAGGCCGGAGTGACGATGCTCAACGTCATTCCCGTCGGGCCGGAACCGGCAAGGCTCGTCGAAACCGTCAAGAGCTGGCTCTAG
- a CDS encoding acyl-CoA dehydrogenase family protein has translation MKRQIFTAEHDAFRETVRTFLAKEVLPHYEQWEKDGIVSRDAWRAAGKQGLLGLAVPEEYGGGGNADFRYSAVLAEEFTRAGAAGLALGLHNDIIGPYLTDLATEEQKRRWLPGFCDGSLITAIAMTEPGAGSDLQGIKTHAEDKGDHWLLNGSKTFISNGILADLVIVVAKTTPEGGAHGLSLLVVERGMEGFERGRNLDKIGQKSQDTAELFFNDVRVPKENLLGEPNGAFVHLMTNLAQERMGIAVAGIAAAEYLLEITTAYVKEREAFGRPLSKLQHIRFEIAEMATECAVTRTFLDRCIVDHSNGELDAVHASMAKWWATELQKRVADRCLQLHGGYGYMAEYRVARAFTDGRIQTIYGGTTEIMKEIIGRSLLG, from the coding sequence ATGAAGCGGCAGATCTTCACCGCCGAGCACGACGCGTTCCGCGAGACCGTGCGCACCTTCCTCGCCAAGGAGGTGCTGCCCCACTACGAACAGTGGGAGAAGGACGGCATCGTCTCGCGCGACGCCTGGCGGGCGGCCGGGAAGCAGGGGCTGCTCGGTCTCGCCGTTCCCGAGGAGTACGGAGGCGGCGGCAACGCCGACTTCCGCTACAGCGCCGTACTCGCCGAGGAGTTCACGCGCGCGGGGGCCGCGGGGCTCGCCCTCGGGCTGCACAACGACATCATCGGGCCGTATCTGACGGACCTGGCCACCGAGGAGCAGAAGCGGCGCTGGCTGCCCGGATTCTGCGACGGTTCGCTGATCACGGCGATCGCCATGACCGAGCCCGGCGCCGGATCCGACCTCCAGGGCATCAAGACGCACGCCGAGGACAAGGGCGACCACTGGCTGCTCAACGGCTCCAAGACCTTCATCTCCAACGGCATCCTGGCCGACCTGGTGATCGTGGTCGCGAAGACGACACCCGAAGGCGGTGCGCACGGGCTGTCGCTGCTCGTCGTCGAGCGCGGCATGGAGGGCTTCGAGCGCGGCCGCAACCTCGACAAGATCGGCCAGAAGTCCCAGGACACGGCCGAGCTGTTCTTCAACGACGTACGCGTCCCCAAGGAGAACCTGCTCGGCGAGCCGAACGGCGCCTTCGTCCATCTGATGACGAACCTCGCGCAGGAGCGCATGGGCATCGCCGTCGCCGGCATCGCGGCCGCCGAGTACCTGCTGGAGATCACCACCGCATACGTCAAGGAGCGTGAGGCCTTCGGGCGGCCGCTCTCCAAGCTCCAGCACATCCGCTTCGAGATAGCCGAGATGGCCACCGAGTGCGCCGTCACCCGGACGTTCCTCGACCGCTGCATCGTCGATCACTCGAACGGGGAACTGGACGCGGTGCACGCCTCGATGGCCAAGTGGTGGGCCACCGAACTGCAGAAGCGGGTCGCGGACCGCTGCCTCCAACTGCACGGCGGCTACGGGTACATGGCGGAGTACCGCGTCGCCAGGGCCTTCACCGACGGACGTATCCAGACCATTTACGGCGGGACCACCGAGATCATGAAGGAGATCATCGGCCGTTCCCTGCTCGGCTGA
- the mmpA gene encoding morphogenic membrane protein MmpA yields MTTHRAPKPAANPAQPVERAVMAALVLAVIAGLAWIGGMIYTVTGWSS; encoded by the coding sequence ATGACGACGCACCGTGCCCCGAAGCCCGCCGCCAACCCCGCCCAGCCCGTCGAACGCGCGGTGATGGCCGCGCTGGTCCTCGCCGTGATCGCCGGACTCGCCTGGATAGGCGGGATGATCTACACGGTCACGGGATGGTCGTCCTGA
- a CDS encoding YciI family protein encodes MFVLELTYTAPLEAVDAALEAHVTWLDKQYAAGVFLASGPKNPRDGGVILAVAEDRARIEEITAGDPFVTSGVCLYRVTEFVATKTAPTLERYRETLG; translated from the coding sequence ATGTTCGTACTGGAGCTGACCTACACCGCGCCGCTCGAAGCGGTCGACGCCGCTCTGGAAGCGCATGTCACGTGGCTCGACAAGCAGTACGCCGCGGGGGTCTTCCTGGCGTCCGGGCCCAAGAACCCCCGCGACGGCGGTGTGATTCTCGCCGTCGCGGAGGACCGGGCGCGGATCGAGGAGATCACCGCGGGCGACCCGTTCGTCACCTCGGGCGTGTGCCTGTACCGCGTCACCGAGTTCGTGGCGACCAAGACGGCGCCCACCCTGGAGCGGTACCGGGAGACGCTCGGCTGA
- a CDS encoding CaiB/BaiF CoA transferase family protein: MAVAGTPGHGPLAGVRVVELAGIGPGPFAAMLLGDLGADVVRVDRPGGAGLAINPEFDITNRNKRSVIIDLKTQDGQDRVLDLVERADVLIEGYRPGVAERLGVGPEICHARNPKLVYGRMTGWGQEGPLAQRAGHDIAYIALTGTLGMIGRPDEPPTVPANLVGDYAGGSLYLVVGILAALHHARATGAGQVVDAAIVDGAAHLAAMIHGMLAAGGWQDRRGANLLDGGCPYYGTYETADGQYMAVGALEQQFYDEFVELLGIGELASARKDLARWAELRETVAARFKTRTRDEWTAVFEGSDACVAPVLSLREAPAHPHLAARGTFVDHGGITQPAPAPRFSLSRTAIRSGPAQPGADTADVARDWGVPGLMKDGDPMKDGD; the protein is encoded by the coding sequence ATGGCAGTGGCAGGAACGCCAGGGCACGGCCCGCTCGCCGGGGTGCGCGTCGTCGAGCTGGCGGGCATCGGCCCGGGCCCGTTCGCCGCCATGCTCCTCGGCGACCTCGGCGCGGACGTCGTCCGCGTGGACCGGCCCGGCGGCGCCGGGCTCGCGATCAACCCTGAGTTCGACATCACCAACCGCAACAAGCGGTCCGTGATCATCGACCTCAAGACCCAGGACGGCCAGGACCGCGTCCTCGACCTGGTCGAGCGCGCCGACGTCCTCATCGAGGGCTACCGCCCCGGCGTCGCCGAGCGCCTCGGCGTGGGCCCCGAGATCTGCCACGCCCGCAACCCGAAGCTCGTCTACGGGCGGATGACCGGCTGGGGCCAGGAAGGTCCGCTCGCCCAGCGCGCCGGGCACGACATCGCGTACATCGCCCTCACCGGCACCCTCGGCATGATCGGCAGGCCGGACGAGCCGCCCACGGTTCCAGCGAACCTCGTCGGCGACTACGCGGGCGGCTCGCTCTACCTCGTCGTCGGGATCCTCGCCGCGCTCCACCACGCGCGCGCGACCGGCGCGGGACAGGTCGTGGACGCGGCCATCGTCGACGGCGCCGCGCACCTCGCCGCGATGATCCACGGCATGCTCGCCGCCGGCGGCTGGCAGGACCGGCGCGGCGCCAACCTCCTGGACGGCGGCTGCCCCTACTACGGGACGTACGAGACGGCCGACGGCCAGTACATGGCGGTGGGCGCCCTGGAGCAGCAGTTCTACGACGAGTTCGTGGAACTCCTCGGCATCGGGGAACTGGCCTCCGCACGCAAGGACCTGGCCCGCTGGGCGGAACTGCGCGAGACGGTCGCCGCCCGCTTCAAGACCCGTACGAGAGACGAGTGGACCGCGGTCTTCGAGGGCTCCGACGCGTGCGTGGCACCGGTCCTGTCGCTGCGCGAGGCGCCCGCCCACCCGCATCTCGCCGCCCGCGGCACCTTCGTCGACCATGGCGGCATCACCCAGCCGGCCCCCGCGCCCCGCTTCTCCCTCTCTCGCACCGCCATCCGTAGTGGTCCCGCCCAACCGGGCGCGGACACCGCGGACGTGGCCCGCGACTGGGGCGTACCCGGCCTGATGAAAGACGGCGACCCGATGAAGGACGGCGATTGA
- a CDS encoding MmcQ/YjbR family DNA-binding protein — MAVPKNALKKWEKVREFALGLPGAAEEFPWGESVAKVNKKVFVFLGVDDGRYPLGVTLKLKDESAHAHALTAPGAEPAGYGLGKAGWVRIPLDGRGAPAAELLCDWVEESYRAIAPKKLIGELDER; from the coding sequence GTGGCCGTGCCGAAGAACGCCCTGAAAAAGTGGGAGAAGGTGCGCGAGTTCGCCCTCGGCCTGCCCGGCGCCGCGGAGGAGTTCCCCTGGGGCGAGTCCGTCGCGAAGGTCAACAAGAAGGTGTTCGTCTTCCTCGGAGTCGACGACGGCCGATATCCGCTGGGCGTCACCCTGAAGCTCAAGGACGAGTCCGCGCACGCCCATGCCCTCACCGCACCCGGCGCCGAGCCCGCCGGCTACGGCCTCGGCAAGGCCGGCTGGGTGCGCATACCCCTGGACGGGCGAGGTGCTCCGGCCGCGGAGCTGCTGTGCGACTGGGTCGAGGAGAGCTATCGGGCGATCGCGCCGAAGAAGCTGATCGGCGAGCTGGACGAGCGCTGA
- a CDS encoding WD40/YVTN/BNR-like repeat-containing protein — MVTVGLCAAALAATLTAPAQAHEAAKAPHWELRNSGTDVRFRGLSAVSRDTAWVAGSKGTVLRTTDGGANWRNVSPPGGADLEFRDIEAFDARRAVVLAIGEGEASRVLRTDDGGATWTESFRNTDAKAFYDCLTFFDRRHGLAMSDPVDGRFRILSTGDGGRSWKVLPSDGMPAAQDGEAGFAASGQCLVTSGPRDVWLATGGGARARVLHSSDRGLNWTATDTPIPAGDPARGVFALAFRDRTHGLAVGGDYRADQASPRAAALSADGGRTWTPATQPPSAYRSGVTWLPHSRTAALAVGPTGTDLTTDGGRTWRTVDTGSYDTVDCTPDLGCWASGEKGRVARLER; from the coding sequence ATGGTCACCGTGGGACTGTGCGCGGCCGCACTTGCCGCCACGCTGACGGCACCCGCGCAGGCGCACGAGGCGGCGAAGGCGCCGCACTGGGAACTCAGGAACAGCGGTACGGACGTGCGGTTCCGCGGCCTGTCGGCTGTCAGCCGGGACACGGCCTGGGTGGCCGGCTCCAAGGGCACCGTGCTGCGCACCACCGACGGCGGCGCGAACTGGCGGAACGTGTCCCCGCCCGGTGGCGCGGACCTGGAGTTCCGCGACATCGAGGCGTTCGACGCACGGCGTGCCGTGGTCCTCGCCATCGGCGAGGGCGAGGCCTCCCGTGTCTTGCGCACGGACGACGGGGGCGCGACCTGGACGGAGTCCTTCCGCAACACCGACGCGAAGGCCTTCTACGACTGCCTCACCTTCTTCGACCGGCGCCACGGCCTGGCGATGAGCGACCCGGTGGACGGCAGGTTCCGCATCCTGTCGACCGGTGACGGCGGCCGCTCCTGGAAGGTGCTGCCCAGCGACGGGATGCCCGCGGCGCAGGACGGCGAGGCGGGCTTCGCGGCGAGCGGGCAGTGCCTGGTGACCTCGGGGCCGCGTGATGTGTGGCTGGCCACCGGCGGGGGTGCACGCGCGCGCGTGCTGCATTCCTCGGACCGGGGACTGAACTGGACGGCAACCGACACGCCGATCCCGGCCGGCGACCCGGCGCGCGGCGTCTTCGCCCTCGCCTTCCGCGACCGCACCCACGGCCTCGCGGTCGGCGGCGACTACCGCGCCGACCAGGCCTCACCCCGGGCCGCCGCACTCAGCGCCGACGGTGGCCGCACCTGGACGCCCGCCACGCAGCCCCCGTCCGCCTACCGCTCGGGAGTGACCTGGCTCCCGCACAGCCGCACCGCAGCGCTCGCGGTCGGCCCCACCGGCACCGATCTCACGACGGACGGCGGCCGCACCTGGCGCACCGTGGACACCGGCTCGTACGACACCGTGGACTGCACCCCCGACCTGGGCTGCTGGGCCTCCGGTGAGAAGGGACGGGTGGCCCGCCTGGAGCGCTGA
- a CDS encoding isocitrate lyase/phosphoenolpyruvate mutase family protein → MTNPNSLRTDPSSLRETALAFRALHVPGRPLVLPNVWDAVSARIVEGAGAGAVATTSAGLAWGLGVADGDRLDRDGALGAVGRIAAVVRVPVSADIESGYARDAQGVADTIRAVLAAGAVGVNIEDALYDAAGGARLRPIAEQAERIAAARAAADAAGVALYVNARIDTCLRGAGKIGETLERAAAFLAAGADGVFVPGAVDPVTVKTLVEGVEGPLNVMVGPGAPSVAELAALGVARISAGSGIAQAAHAVVRRAARELLDAGTYDSLTDGLDYAELNTLMGRSG, encoded by the coding sequence ATGACGAACCCCAATTCCCTCCGCACGGACCCGAGTTCCCTGCGTGAAACCGCCCTCGCCTTTCGTGCGCTGCACGTGCCCGGTCGGCCTCTCGTCCTGCCGAATGTGTGGGACGCGGTGAGTGCCCGGATCGTCGAGGGGGCGGGCGCGGGGGCGGTGGCGACGACCAGTGCGGGGCTCGCTTGGGGGTTGGGGGTGGCGGACGGGGACCGGCTGGACAGGGACGGGGCTCTCGGCGCGGTCGGGCGGATCGCCGCGGTGGTCCGGGTGCCGGTGAGCGCGGACATCGAGAGTGGCTATGCGCGGGACGCCCAAGGCGTCGCGGACACGATCCGCGCGGTGCTCGCGGCGGGTGCCGTGGGCGTGAACATCGAGGACGCTCTCTACGACGCCGCGGGTGGTGCTCGGCTGCGCCCGATCGCCGAGCAGGCGGAGCGCATCGCGGCGGCCCGCGCGGCCGCCGACGCGGCCGGGGTAGCGCTGTACGTCAACGCCCGCATCGACACCTGTCTGCGGGGCGCCGGCAAGATCGGGGAAACCCTGGAGCGGGCCGCCGCCTTCCTCGCCGCCGGAGCCGACGGTGTCTTCGTACCCGGAGCCGTCGATCCGGTGACCGTCAAGACACTCGTCGAGGGCGTCGAAGGCCCGCTGAACGTGATGGTGGGCCCCGGCGCGCCGTCCGTCGCCGAGCTGGCCGCCCTCGGAGTCGCCCGGATCAGCGCGGGTTCGGGCATCGCGCAGGCCGCGCACGCCGTGGTCCGCCGGGCCGCGCGGGAGCTGCTGGACGCGGGGACCTACGACTCGCTGACCGACGGGCTCGACTACGCCGAGCTCAACACCCTGATGGGCAGGAGCGGCTGA
- a CDS encoding SsgA family sporulation/cell division regulator, which yields MSTVIEQPVEARLVAAAPRMPSIPATLHYDRSDPFAVRMTFPAPATLEGVEVCWTFARELLTSGLEESVGWGDVRVRPYGYDRTVVEFHAPEGTAVVHVRSGEVRRFLQRTTELVPVGLEHLQVDLDHDLAELMRGTC from the coding sequence TTGTCCACCGTCATCGAGCAGCCCGTAGAGGCCCGCCTCGTCGCCGCCGCGCCGCGGATGCCGAGCATTCCCGCAACGCTCCACTACGACCGGAGCGATCCCTTCGCGGTCCGTATGACCTTCCCCGCTCCGGCCACGCTGGAGGGCGTGGAGGTCTGCTGGACCTTCGCGCGCGAGCTCCTCACCTCGGGGCTCGAGGAGTCGGTGGGCTGGGGCGATGTACGGGTGCGGCCGTACGGCTACGACCGCACCGTTGTGGAGTTCCACGCTCCCGAGGGCACCGCGGTGGTGCATGTGCGCTCGGGCGAGGTGCGGCGGTTCCTGCAGCGCACGACGGAATTGGTGCCCGTGGGGCTCGAACACCTGCAGGTGGACCTGGACCACGACCTGGCGGAGCTCATGCGGGGCACCTGCTGA
- a CDS encoding endonuclease V, which translates to MTTVRIPAGWPASEEQARAVQDELRERVVLDEPGPPPGTGRVTGVDVAYDDERDIVVAAAVVLDAVTLDVVAEATAVGQVSFPYVPGLLAFREIPTVLAALDALPCAPGLVVCDGYGLAHPRRFGLASHLGVLTGLPTIGVAKNPFTFSYEEPGARRGSASPLLADSPTGTEEVGRALRTRDGVKPVFVSVGHRVNLDNACAHTLALTPKYRLPESTRRADSLCRRALQEATP; encoded by the coding sequence ATGACGACCGTAAGGATTCCCGCGGGCTGGCCCGCCTCCGAAGAGCAAGCCCGTGCCGTGCAGGACGAGTTGCGGGAGCGGGTGGTGCTCGACGAGCCGGGGCCGCCGCCCGGCACCGGCCGGGTGACGGGGGTCGACGTCGCCTACGACGACGAGCGGGACATCGTCGTGGCCGCCGCCGTCGTACTCGACGCGGTCACCCTCGACGTCGTCGCCGAGGCCACCGCCGTCGGCCAGGTTTCCTTCCCGTACGTTCCCGGGCTGCTCGCCTTCCGTGAGATCCCGACCGTCCTGGCCGCGCTCGATGCCCTGCCCTGCGCGCCCGGCCTCGTCGTCTGCGACGGCTACGGCCTGGCCCACCCGCGCCGCTTCGGCCTGGCCAGCCACCTCGGTGTGCTCACCGGGCTCCCCACGATCGGGGTCGCCAAGAACCCCTTCACCTTCTCGTACGAGGAGCCGGGCGCCCGGCGCGGCAGCGCGTCCCCGCTCCTCGCGGACAGTCCCACGGGCACCGAGGAGGTCGGCCGCGCGCTGCGCACGCGGGACGGCGTGAAGCCCGTGTTCGTGTCGGTCGGCCACCGGGTGAACCTCGACAACGCGTGCGCGCACACACTCGCACTCACTCCGAAGTACCGCCTCCCGGAGTCCACCCGCCGCGCGGACTCCCTCTGCAGGCGGGCTCTCCAGGAGGCAACTCCGTGA
- a CDS encoding trans-acting enoyl reductase family protein — MSRLNGTDRAYDIVLFGATGFVGELTAEYLAAHAPQGLRWAIAGRSAQKLERLRERLAGAPGVLQADVADPESLHELARHARVVATTVGPYVTYGEELVAACADAGTDYVDLTGEPEFVDLMYVRHDARARETGARLVHACGFDSIPHDLGAYFTVRQLPEGVPLRVDGFVRTQAMFSGGTFASALNQFARGRHMLAAARDRKRHEPRLMTRRAEAPLSAPRFAKEVGAWALPLPTIDAQVVERSARALERYGPDFRYRHYAAVERLPFAVGGVATVGAIFAAAQLPAARRWLSDRLKPGDGPSASRRAKSWFSVRFVGEGGGRRVFTEVAGGDPGYDETAKMLAESALSLAFDDLPKTSGQVTTAVAMGDALMERLRKAGIVFRVAATR, encoded by the coding sequence ATGAGCAGGCTGAACGGGACGGATCGCGCGTACGACATCGTGCTTTTCGGAGCCACGGGGTTCGTCGGGGAACTCACCGCGGAGTACCTCGCCGCGCATGCGCCCCAGGGGCTGCGCTGGGCGATCGCGGGGCGCAGCGCACAGAAGCTGGAGCGGCTGCGGGAGCGGTTGGCCGGCGCCCCCGGTGTACTCCAGGCGGATGTCGCCGATCCGGAGTCGCTGCACGAACTCGCCCGGCACGCACGGGTGGTGGCCACGACGGTCGGGCCGTACGTCACCTACGGCGAGGAGCTGGTGGCCGCCTGCGCGGACGCCGGCACCGACTACGTCGACCTCACCGGTGAGCCCGAGTTCGTGGACCTGATGTACGTCCGGCACGACGCACGCGCGCGGGAGACGGGGGCGCGGCTGGTGCACGCCTGCGGCTTCGACTCCATCCCGCACGACCTGGGCGCGTACTTCACCGTGCGACAGCTTCCCGAGGGCGTACCGCTCAGGGTCGACGGATTCGTCCGCACCCAGGCGATGTTCTCGGGCGGCACCTTCGCCTCGGCGCTCAACCAGTTCGCGCGCGGGCGGCACATGCTCGCCGCGGCGCGGGACCGCAAACGCCATGAGCCGCGGCTGATGACGCGGCGCGCGGAGGCGCCGCTGAGCGCTCCGCGGTTCGCCAAGGAGGTCGGTGCGTGGGCGCTGCCGCTGCCCACGATCGACGCTCAGGTGGTGGAGCGGTCCGCGCGTGCGCTGGAGCGGTACGGGCCCGACTTCCGCTACCGCCACTACGCGGCCGTCGAACGGCTGCCGTTCGCCGTGGGCGGGGTCGCGACAGTGGGCGCTATTTTCGCGGCGGCCCAACTGCCGGCCGCGCGCCGCTGGTTGTCCGACCGGCTCAAGCCCGGGGACGGGCCGAGCGCCTCACGACGCGCGAAGAGCTGGTTCTCGGTGCGGTTCGTCGGAGAGGGCGGCGGACGGCGCGTCTTCACCGAGGTCGCGGGCGGTGACCCGGGCTACGACGAGACCGCCAAGATGCTCGCGGAGTCGGCGCTGTCCCTCGCCTTCGACGACCTGCCGAAGACCTCCGGGCAGGTCACGACGGCGGTGGCGATGGGCGACGCGCTGATGGAACGTCTCCGCAAGGCCGGGATCGTCTTCCGCGTCGCGGCCACCCGCTAG
- a CDS encoding plasmid stabilization protein, which translates to MPRGSSPKRERQYEHIKESARDRGESEQRAEEIAARTVNKERARSGESKTASRTSVEDMSSGKRGGQRSHKGAQGPTYDQLYEEAKRRNIHGRSDMNKSELKRALGGK; encoded by the coding sequence ATGCCACGCGGTTCGAGCCCCAAACGGGAACGCCAGTACGAGCACATCAAGGAGAGCGCACGCGACCGGGGAGAGAGCGAGCAGCGCGCCGAGGAGATCGCCGCGCGGACGGTGAACAAGGAGCGCGCCCGGTCTGGTGAGTCGAAGACCGCCAGCCGTACGTCCGTCGAGGACATGTCGTCCGGCAAGCGCGGCGGTCAGCGCTCGCACAAGGGCGCCCAGGGGCCCACGTATGACCAGCTGTACGAGGAGGCCAAGCGGCGGAACATCCACGGCCGCTCGGACATGAACAAGAGCGAGCTGAAGCGCGCCCTCGGCGGCAAGTGA